The following coding sequences are from one Nicotiana tomentosiformis chromosome 3, ASM39032v3, whole genome shotgun sequence window:
- the LOC104090879 gene encoding SNF2 domain-containing protein CLASSY 1-like translates to MKRQLHYNAHPIDPHPFEAFWYGSWHAVERLRISVGTITTYVLVNEEVIEENIPVTDLRIRSRKATLSDCACFLRPGLDVCALSIPYQAEDSDDEQDVKPVWIDAKIRSIERKPHDLTCTCQFYVSVYVTQGPPPIVKKALSKEINMLHIDQIAILQRLEPKPCEDKHYRWSSSEDCNSLQNFKLFIGKFSSDLTWLVAASVLKEATFDVRSIHNQIVYEIVDDDLDKKEPNMDQLSYSVNFKLENGVSTTAAVQFSRDISVVNSTSDASEAGPLILYDPMGPRRSKRRFVQPERYNGCDDDLTDFDVEMTRLVGGRRKVEYEELPLALSIQADHAYKNGEIEENIRSYERKFFGGNIRPQEKKPSESSAGWRNALKSDINTLADKKSVTADSQRQLAIVPLPPVGTDLIGDEHVPLDVEVPEDVSAEIGEIVSRYIYFNGSSTSHNRNTSRMNFTKPEARRWGQVKISKLKFMGLDRRRGGLGSHKKYKRNTSKKDSIYDIRSFKKGAVAANVYKELIRRCMANIDATLNKEQPPIIDQWKEFQSTKSGHRESTENVSANKEEEISEIDLLWKEMELALASCYLLDDSEDSHVQYASDVRIGAEIRGEVCRHDYRLNEEIGIICRLCGFVSTEIKDVPPPFMPSANYSSSKEQRTEEATDYKQDEDGLDSLSIPASSNAPSSSGEGEDNVWALIPDLRNKLRVHQKRAFEFLWKNIAGSVVPAEMEPECKKRGGCVISHTPGAGKTLLIIAFLVSYLKLFPGSRPLVLAPKTTLYTWYKEVLKWKIPVPVYQIHGGQTYKGEVLREKMKLCPGLPRNQDVMHVLDCLEKMQMWLSQPSVLLMGYTSFLTLTREDSPYAHRKYMAQVLTQCPGLLILDEGHNPRSTKSRLRKGLMKVNTRLRILLSGTLFQNNFGEYFNTLTLARPIFVDEVLKELDPKYKKKNKGASRFSLENRARKMFIDKISSVIDSDIPKKRKEGLNILKKLTGGFIDVYDGGSSDKLPGLQCYTLMMKSTTLQQEILVKLQNQRPIYKGFPLELELLITLGAIHPWLIRTTACSSQYFKEEELEALQQFKFDLKLGSKVKFVMSLIPRCLLRKEKVLIFCHNIAPINLFLEIFERFYGWRKGIEVLVLQGDIELFQRGRIMDQFEEPGGPSKVMLASITTCAEGISLTAASRVILLDSEWNPSKSKQAIARAFRPGQDKVVYVYQLLATGTLEEEKYKRTTWKEWVSSMIFSEDLVEDPSHWQAPKIEDELLREIVEEDRATLFHAIMKNEKASNMGSLQE, encoded by the exons ATGAAGAGGCAATTACATTACAATGCCCATCCAATTGATCCACACC CTTTTGAGGCATTCTGGTACGGCTCTTGGCATGCTGTGGAGCGCCTTAGGATTAGTGTAGGGACCATCACTACTTATGTTCTAGTTAATGAGGAGGTGATTGAGGAGAATATTCCGGTAACAGATCTTCGAATAAGGTCTAGAAAAGCTACTTTATCTGATTGTGCTTGCTTTTTACGACCCGGACTTGATGTTTGTGCGCTTTCAATCCCTTACCAAGCAGAAGATTCAGATGATGAGCAAGATGTCAAGCCT GTATGGATTGATGCAAAAATAAGATCAATAGAGAGGAAGCCTCATGACCTCACTTGTACTTGCCAATTTTATGTCAGCGTTTATGTCACTCAAGGTCCTCCTCCTATTGTTAAGAAAGCCCTAAGTAAAGAGATAAACATGCTGCACATTGATCAGATTGCCATTCTCCAAAGACTTGAACCTAAACCTTGTGAAGACAAACATTATCGCTGGAGTTCATCTGAGGACTGCAATTCGTTGCAGAATTTTAAACTATTTATTGGAAAATTCTCCTCTGACCTCACATGGTTAGTGGCTGCATCGGTTCTGAAAGAAGCTACATTTGATGTGAGATCGATACACAACCAGATTGTCTATGAGATTGTGGATGATGATCTTGACAAAAAAGAACCAAATATGGACCAACTTTCTTACTCTGTGAATTTCAAGTTAGAAAACGGAGTTTCAACAACCGCTGCTGTTCAATTCAGTAGGGATATCTCTGTCGTAAATTCTACCAGTGACGCAAGTGAAGCTGGGCCTCTGATTCTGTATGACCCTATGGGCCCACGAAGGTCAAAGCGTCGATTTGTGCAGCCAGAGCGTTACAATGGATGTGATGATGATTTGACAGATTTTGATGTTGAGATGACACGGTTAGTTGGGGGTAGGAGAAAAGTAGAGTATGAAGAACTACCACTTGCACTATCTATTCAAGCTGATCATGCTTATAAGAAtggtgaaattgaagaaaatatcaGGTCTTACGAGAGAAAGTTTTTTGGAGGAAATATTAGACCTCAAGAGAAGAAGCCCTCTGAAAGTTCAGCTGGATGGAGAAACGCACTCAAATCAGATATAAATACGCTTGCAGACAAGAAATCAGTTACAGCTGACAGTCAACGTCAACTTGCTATTGTTCCCCTGCCTCCTGTGGGAACTGATTTGATTGGCGATGAACATGTTCCACTTGATGTCGAAGTTCCTGAAGATGTGTCAGCAGAAATTGGTGAAATAGTTTCCAGATACATTTATTTCAATGGCTCTTCAACATCGCATAATAGGAACACTTCTAGGATGAACTTCACAAAACCAGAAGCAAGACGCTGGGGGCAAGTCAAAATTTCTAAGTTAAAATTCATGGGACTTGATCGTAGACGTGGGGGGTTAGGTTCACATAAGAAGTACAAAAGAAATACTTCAAAGAAGGACAGTATTTATGATATACGATCATTTAAAAAGGGTGCTGTAGCGGCTAACGTGTACAAGGAGTTGATAAGGAGGTGCATGGCAAACATTGATGCCACCCTTAATAAGGAACAACCACCAATAATTGATCAATGGAAAGAGTTTCAGTCAACAAAATCTGGTCATAGAGAGTCCACTGAGAATGTCTCAGCGAATAAGGAGGAGGAGATTTCAGAAATTGATTTGTTATGGAAGGAGATGGAACTAGCCCTGGCATCATGTTATCTTCTTGATGACAGTGAG GATTCCCATGTTCAATATGCAAGTGATGTCAGGATAGGAGCTGAAATACGTGGAGAAGTTTGTCGACATGATTATCGACTTAATGAAGAAATCGGAATTATTTGCCGGTTATGTGGATTTGTTAGCACCGAAATAAAGGATGTTCCACCACCATTT ATGCCTTCTGCAAACTACAGTTCAAGCAAGGAACAAAGAACTGAAGAAGCTACAGATTACAAGCAGGATGAAGATGGCCTTGATAGTTTATCCATTCCTGCTTCTTCAAATGCACCCTCATCATCGGGAGAAGGCGAAGACAATGTCTGGGCTTTGATACCTGATCTTAGAAATAAATTACGGGTACACCAAAAGAGAGCCTTTGAATTTCTGTGGAAAAATATTGCTGGATCCGTAGTACCTGCGGAAATGGAACCAGAATGCAAAAAGAGAGGTGGCTGTGTTATTTCTCATACTCCAGGAGCTGGGAAAACCTTGCTAATTATTGCCTTCCTTGTAAGCTACCTGAAGTTATTTCCTGGGTCACGGCCATTGGTCCTTGCTCCAAAGACAACACTCTACACCTGGTACAAAGAAGTACTTAAGTGGAAAATTCCTGTGCCAGTCTACCAAATTCATGGTGGTCAAACCTATAAGGGAGAGGTTTTGAGGGAAAAGATGAAATTGTGTCCTGGTCTCCCTCGCAACCAGGATGTCATGCATGTCTTGGACTGCCTTGAAAAAATGCAGATGTGGCTTTCGCAACCCAGTGTTCTCCTTATGGGCTATACCTCCTTTTTAACACTGACACGGGAAGATTCACCTTATGCGCATAGGAAATATATGGCCCAGGTGTTGACGCAGTGTCCAGGGCTCCTGATACTTGATGAAGGGCACAATCCGAGAAGTACAAAATCCAGGTTAAGAAAGGGTCTAATGAAGGTCAATACACGACTTAGGATTTTGCTTTCTGGTACACTATTCCAGAATAATTTTGGGGAGTATTTCAACACACTTACCTTAGCAAGGCCAATCTTTGTTGATGAGGTCTTGAAGGAGCTGGATCCCAAGTACAAGAAGAAAAACAAAGGTGCATCTCGCTTTTCATTGGAAAATCGAGCGAGAAAGATGTTTATTGATAAAATCTCAAGTGTCATTGATTCAGACATCCccaagaaaaggaaagaaggcCTAAACATATTGAAGAAACTAACAGGTGGATTCATAGATGTGTATGACGGTGGATCATCCGATAAACTCCCTGGTTTACAATGCTACACCttgatgatgaaatcaaccaCTCTTCAGCAAGAAATTTTGGTGAAGCTGCAAAATCAAAGGCCCATCTACAAAGGATTTCCTCTGGAGTTGGAGCTGTTGATTACCCTTGGTGCAATCCATCCTTGGTTGATCAGAACGACAGCATGTTCTAGCCAGTACTTCAAggaagaggagctcgaggctcttCAGCAATTCAAGTTTGATCTGAAGTTGGGTTCAAAAGTCAAATTCGTAATGAGCCTAATACCTCGTTGTCTCCTCAGGAAAGAAAAGGTTTTGATATTCTGCCACAATATTGCTCCGATTAATCTTTTCCTGGAGATATTTGAGAGGTTCTATGGTTGGAGAAAGGGCATCGAAGTACTGGTGCTTCAAGGTGACATTGAGCTTTTCCAAAGAGGAAGGATAATGGATCAATTTGAGGAGCCAGGAGGACCATCAAAGGTAATGTTGGCATCCATTACAACTTGTGCAGAAGGCATTAGCTTGACAGCAGCATCACGTGTAATATTACTGGATTCAGAGTGGAATCCTTCAAAGAGCAAGCAAGCCATTGCACGGGCTTTTCGGCCTGGTCAGGACAAAGTTGTGTATGTCTACCAGCTCCTAGCCACAGGCACACTGGAAGAGGAGAAATACAAAAGAACGACATGGAAAGAGTGGGTTTCAAGCATGATATTCAGTGAAGACCTTGTGGAAGACCCTTCTCACTGGCAAGCACCCAAAATTGAAGATGAATTGTTGAGAGAGATTGTCGAGGAGGATCGAGCTACATTATTCCATGCCATTATGAAAAATGAGAAGGCTTCTAATATGGGAAGTCTGCAGGAATAA